One genomic region from Anatilimnocola floriformis encodes:
- a CDS encoding metallophosphoesterase has translation MSLIVWMLLALATAGHFALALWLFNRLHARAWRYRLRQLLERILVLATFGIAAAYLFAVWKLSGQTSAPLSLTPGSSPVEILGYAYVYVCLAVVLLSLPIWAWPKLRYRSPTDLVALQTRVVDMREAGDITISGAFPQFCAKLPGNEIWQMHVQRKHFRLLRLPSELRGLRIVHLTDMHLTGKLGREFYEQVVTLTNELEPDLIVVTGDIVEREKCLPWVEPLFGRLRAKHGKFFILGNHDFLLPQPQQLRNELQRAGFFDLAGTWTQLEINGARLLLAGNELPWHGPAPQVPPVDEAFRILLAHTPDLFTWAQQESFDLMLAGHNHGGQICLPLIGALVSPSNYGVRYAAGMFRQGPTLMHVSRGIAGEHLLRWNCPPELTLLILE, from the coding sequence ATGTCGCTCATTGTTTGGATGCTGCTTGCGCTTGCCACGGCGGGGCATTTTGCCCTCGCCCTGTGGCTGTTTAATCGCTTGCATGCGCGGGCCTGGCGTTATCGACTGCGACAACTGCTCGAACGCATATTGGTGCTCGCTACCTTCGGCATCGCAGCCGCGTATTTGTTCGCCGTGTGGAAATTGAGCGGCCAAACTTCAGCCCCGCTCTCACTCACTCCCGGTTCTTCGCCCGTCGAAATACTGGGCTATGCGTACGTCTATGTTTGCCTGGCAGTGGTGCTCCTCAGCTTGCCGATCTGGGCTTGGCCGAAGTTGCGTTACCGCTCGCCGACAGATCTGGTGGCGCTGCAAACGCGCGTAGTCGATATGCGCGAAGCGGGCGACATCACCATCAGCGGCGCATTTCCGCAGTTCTGTGCCAAACTGCCCGGGAATGAAATCTGGCAAATGCATGTGCAGCGCAAACATTTTCGTCTGCTGCGTTTGCCCAGCGAGTTGCGCGGGCTGCGCATCGTACACCTGACCGACATGCATCTGACGGGCAAACTAGGCCGCGAGTTCTATGAGCAAGTGGTGACGCTTACGAACGAGCTCGAGCCCGATCTGATCGTCGTGACCGGCGACATCGTCGAACGTGAAAAATGCTTGCCGTGGGTCGAGCCGCTCTTCGGCCGGCTGCGCGCGAAGCACGGAAAGTTTTTCATCCTGGGGAATCACGACTTTCTCTTGCCTCAGCCGCAGCAACTGCGAAACGAACTGCAGCGCGCAGGCTTCTTCGACCTGGCCGGCACGTGGACGCAACTCGAAATTAACGGCGCCCGCTTATTGCTCGCCGGCAATGAGCTTCCCTGGCACGGCCCCGCGCCGCAAGTTCCGCCGGTCGATGAGGCGTTCCGCATATTGCTCGCGCACACGCCCGATCTTTTCACCTGGGCGCAACAAGAATCGTTCGACCTGATGCTCGCCGGGCACAATCACGGCGGCCAAATCTGCCTGCCGCTGATCGGCGCACTCGTCTCGCCGAGCAACTACGGCGTGCGTTACGCGGCCGGCATGTTCCGCCAGGGCCCCACGCTGATGCACGTCAGCCGCGGCATCGCTGGCGAACATCTGCTCCGCTGGAACTGCCCGCCGGAACTAACGCTGCTCATTCTGGAATAA
- a CDS encoding Hid1 family protein, with product MKKTPSADDVKIRAALDNARAVMAEPGFEDRLNKPLAFWTLPTDRRLPLAFLPRTLRDILAQSYDSLAATSGIGKKKMQTLVKLLGRAIKNDPHDLSSFPSDRKTPKQEPVAENQFDPDTVSELLWSQWRELVQSRGLAYERVGRLCPALHGVPTVIWNTQLGFYLNYSLAEIRALKTHGEKRVRVVLEVFHAIHKMLTTIEPLGGLAIRLSPRFAIDVENALAAFRSQNLPPAREQIEKAILIPILNQLELDCGETVRALSTERLGIGLVTGEEVISVRLQARKLGVTRARVYQLLEECSQVMHVRWPEGRRQLDDFAQWLDEVYASAECANLLAALRELLFPLKYDAAIGEHLLKETAEPAAV from the coding sequence ATGAAAAAAACTCCGTCTGCTGACGATGTGAAGATCCGCGCCGCTCTGGATAACGCCCGCGCCGTGATGGCTGAGCCCGGTTTTGAGGACCGGCTCAACAAGCCATTGGCGTTCTGGACGCTGCCTACCGACCGGCGCCTGCCGCTGGCCTTTTTGCCACGGACGCTGCGCGACATCCTCGCCCAGTCCTACGACAGCCTGGCCGCGACCTCGGGCATCGGCAAGAAGAAGATGCAAACGCTGGTCAAGTTATTGGGCCGGGCCATCAAGAACGATCCACACGATCTGTCGTCGTTCCCCAGCGACCGCAAAACGCCCAAGCAAGAGCCGGTCGCCGAAAACCAATTTGACCCCGATACCGTTTCGGAGCTCCTCTGGTCGCAGTGGCGCGAACTGGTGCAGTCTCGCGGTCTGGCCTATGAACGCGTGGGTCGCCTGTGCCCGGCGCTGCACGGTGTGCCGACCGTGATCTGGAATACGCAGCTCGGCTTTTATCTCAACTACAGCCTGGCCGAGATTCGCGCGCTGAAGACGCACGGCGAGAAGCGGGTTCGCGTGGTGCTGGAAGTCTTCCATGCCATCCACAAAATGCTGACCACGATCGAGCCGCTTGGTGGCTTGGCGATTCGCCTGTCGCCGCGGTTTGCCATTGATGTCGAAAACGCCCTGGCCGCGTTCCGCTCCCAAAATCTGCCGCCAGCCCGCGAACAGATCGAAAAAGCGATCCTCATTCCGATTCTGAACCAACTGGAACTCGACTGCGGCGAGACGGTTCGCGCCCTGTCGACTGAGCGTTTGGGAATCGGACTCGTCACCGGCGAAGAGGTCATCAGCGTTCGGCTGCAAGCTCGCAAACTTGGCGTGACCCGCGCTCGCGTCTATCAGCTGCTGGAAGAATGCAGCCAGGTGATGCATGTCCGTTGGCCCGAAGGCCGCCGTCAGCTCGACGACTTCGCCCAATGGCTGGACGAAGTGTATGCCTCGGCGGAATGTGCCAACCTGCTCGCGGCGCTCCGCGAGCTGCTGTTTCCCCTCAAGTACGATGCTGCCATTGGCGAGCACCTGCTAAAGGAAACGGCCGAACCTGCCGCAGTGTAG
- a CDS encoding peptidylprolyl isomerase, with protein MQLKFGSLFLFSVLSTGCIAFGQPADPKAAPAETKKADDKKPEETKAEEKKPDEKPAEPKAEEKPEAKPEAKPANTPAEKFNAVQTKWNEIDQRLNEIAAKYSEKSVDAEEKKVLKGEYTKLIADSQTVLVDLRKAAEAAFQAEPNKDPNVTRTLIGMVAFNVRRDENELALELGNKLIEGKCDEPVLLALAGTAAYRLDDFDTAEKYLTIANKAGRLDPEGQAYLTSIPAQKKAWAKELETRAKEAKADDLPRVKLETNRGTIVIELFENEAPGAVGNFVSLVEKKFYDNLTFHRVLPNFMAQGGDPSGNGTGGPGYNIYCECEKPEARMHFRGSLSMAHAGKDTGGSQFFLTFLPTTQLNSRHTVFGRVIEGFDVLAKIQRRDPQALSPPPPDRIVKAEVIRKRDHAYAPNQVK; from the coding sequence ATGCAGTTGAAATTCGGTTCTCTCTTCCTGTTCTCGGTACTCAGCACGGGCTGCATCGCTTTCGGTCAACCAGCCGATCCCAAGGCAGCGCCGGCCGAAACGAAAAAGGCCGACGACAAAAAGCCCGAGGAAACGAAGGCTGAAGAGAAAAAGCCTGACGAAAAACCTGCCGAGCCGAAGGCTGAGGAAAAGCCTGAGGCGAAGCCGGAAGCCAAACCAGCCAATACGCCGGCCGAGAAATTCAACGCCGTGCAAACGAAGTGGAACGAGATCGACCAGCGGCTGAATGAGATTGCGGCGAAATACAGCGAAAAGAGTGTGGACGCCGAAGAGAAAAAAGTTCTCAAGGGTGAATACACAAAGCTCATCGCCGACAGCCAGACGGTGTTGGTGGATCTGCGGAAGGCGGCCGAAGCAGCCTTTCAGGCCGAGCCGAACAAGGACCCGAATGTCACCCGTACGCTGATTGGCATGGTGGCGTTTAACGTCCGCCGCGATGAGAACGAACTGGCCCTCGAGCTCGGCAACAAACTGATCGAAGGCAAATGCGACGAGCCGGTGCTCTTGGCCCTCGCCGGCACGGCTGCCTATCGGCTCGATGATTTCGACACTGCGGAAAAGTACCTGACCATCGCCAACAAGGCCGGCCGCCTCGATCCCGAAGGCCAGGCCTATCTAACGAGCATTCCCGCTCAGAAAAAGGCCTGGGCCAAGGAACTTGAGACTCGTGCCAAAGAAGCCAAGGCCGACGACCTGCCGCGAGTTAAGCTCGAAACCAATCGGGGCACGATTGTTATCGAGCTATTCGAAAATGAAGCCCCCGGCGCCGTAGGGAACTTCGTGAGCTTGGTTGAGAAGAAGTTCTACGACAATCTCACTTTCCACCGCGTGCTGCCAAACTTCATGGCTCAGGGTGGCGACCCCAGCGGCAATGGCACGGGCGGGCCGGGCTACAACATTTACTGCGAATGTGAGAAGCCAGAAGCCCGGATGCACTTCCGCGGCAGCCTGAGCATGGCCCACGCGGGCAAGGACACCGGCGGCTCTCAGTTTTTCCTGACATTCTTGCCGACCACCCAACTCAACAGCCGACATACCGTGTTCGGGCGGGTGATCGAAGGTTTCGATGTGCTCGCCAAGATCCAAAGGCGTGATCCGCAAGCACTTAGCCCCCCTCCACCAGACCGGATTGTCAAGGCAGAAGTGATCCGGAAGCGCGATCACGCCTACGCTCCCAATCAGGTGAAGTAA
- a CDS encoding peptidylprolyl isomerase, which translates to MHLSIRTGLALALTLLASTTWAQPAPPKTTTPKTAPKAETKTESKAEPKAEVKTEPKVETNQPAKPVAPATPSDEYNALQERMKTIIDDLRKLKLKYAVTQGAEKAALEKQFDALLGEGNTLFPKLRDAGKKAYEAAPNADPQLTRFLVKMAIDDAMNDHYRSALDVADLLIKNDCDEKQIYVAAGVAAFSLDEFQKATDYFAKAKAAGITLPTEVNYADDAKKYEEFWAEEQKIREAEAKADDLPRVKLETSQGDIVIELFENEAPDTVGNFISLVEKGHYDGTKFHRVLRGFMAQGGDPKGDGTGGPGYQIYCEIGKNYRKHFAGSLSMAHAGKDTGGSQFFLTFRATPHLNGVHTCFGRVISGMDVLEKLHRGDPMNPGKGDFDKIIKATVVRKRDHAYVPNKAS; encoded by the coding sequence ATGCACCTTTCCATCCGCACCGGCCTGGCCCTGGCACTGACCCTGCTCGCTTCCACCACCTGGGCTCAGCCTGCCCCGCCGAAGACCACCACGCCCAAAACAGCCCCCAAGGCTGAAACCAAAACCGAATCCAAGGCCGAACCCAAGGCCGAAGTCAAAACGGAACCAAAGGTCGAAACCAACCAGCCAGCGAAACCGGTGGCCCCGGCCACTCCCAGCGATGAGTACAACGCCCTGCAGGAGCGGATGAAGACGATCATCGACGACCTGCGGAAGCTGAAATTGAAGTACGCAGTCACGCAAGGGGCCGAAAAAGCAGCCCTCGAAAAGCAGTTCGACGCGCTGCTAGGCGAAGGAAACACGCTCTTTCCAAAACTTCGCGATGCAGGCAAAAAAGCCTACGAAGCGGCTCCCAATGCCGATCCGCAATTGACCCGTTTTTTGGTGAAGATGGCGATCGACGATGCGATGAACGATCACTATCGCTCGGCGCTCGACGTCGCCGATCTGCTGATCAAAAACGACTGCGATGAAAAGCAGATTTACGTCGCGGCTGGCGTGGCTGCATTTTCTTTGGATGAGTTCCAGAAGGCGACCGACTACTTTGCCAAAGCCAAGGCGGCGGGCATCACTTTGCCGACCGAAGTCAACTACGCCGACGATGCGAAGAAGTACGAGGAATTTTGGGCCGAAGAACAGAAGATTCGCGAAGCCGAAGCCAAGGCCGACGACCTGCCGCGAGTGAAGCTGGAAACGTCGCAAGGTGACATTGTCATCGAACTCTTCGAGAACGAAGCCCCCGACACGGTCGGCAACTTCATCAGCCTGGTCGAGAAAGGGCACTACGATGGCACGAAGTTCCATCGCGTGCTCCGCGGCTTCATGGCCCAAGGCGGCGACCCCAAAGGCGACGGCACGGGTGGTCCCGGTTATCAAATCTATTGCGAAATCGGCAAGAACTACCGGAAGCATTTCGCGGGAAGCCTGAGCATGGCTCACGCCGGCAAGGACACCGGCGGCTCGCAGTTCTTCCTCACGTTCCGGGCCACACCGCACCTCAACGGTGTGCACACCTGCTTCGGCCGTGTGATTTCGGGAATGGACGTGCTCGAGAAGCTCCACCGCGGCGATCCGATGAACCCGGGCAAGGGTGACTTCGACAAGATCATCAAAGCCACCGTTGTTCGCAAACGAGATCATGCCTACGTGCCGAACAAGGCCTCGTAA
- a CDS encoding type II secretion system protein, whose amino-acid sequence MDISAHKRKQLRRAFTLIEVLMVITAMSIIAGVVVPQVGSAIDEAKHSSMLAQQRQLSLALEHYQIEHNGRAPDDLTNHSLPQLLNATDAAGTIGTTASHRFGPYIKPRMPVNPLNSSSDVYRSNTAPPTDLTSRIGWVYHPESGQIWAGLYQGIAPSAPVNGSPSN is encoded by the coding sequence ATGGACATTTCAGCACACAAGCGAAAACAACTGCGGCGAGCCTTCACGCTCATCGAAGTGCTGATGGTCATCACGGCGATGTCGATCATCGCTGGAGTTGTCGTGCCGCAGGTGGGTTCGGCAATCGACGAAGCAAAACACTCGTCGATGCTCGCGCAGCAACGGCAACTAAGTCTGGCCCTGGAACATTACCAGATCGAACACAACGGTCGCGCACCCGACGACCTGACAAACCACTCGTTGCCTCAACTACTGAACGCCACCGATGCCGCCGGCACGATCGGTACGACGGCAAGCCATCGGTTCGGCCCCTACATCAAGCCGCGCATGCCGGTGAACCCGCTCAATAGCAGCAGCGACGTCTATCGCAGCAACACCGCTCCACCCACCGACCTGACCAGCCGCATCGGCTGGGTCTATCATCCCGAGTCCGGCCAGATCTGGGCCGGTCTGTATCAAGGGATTGCCCCGAGTGCGCCGGTCAACGGCTCGCCGAGCAATTAA